From the Phycisphaeraceae bacterium genome, one window contains:
- a CDS encoding prepilin-type N-terminal cleavage/methylation domain-containing protein → MDHRSHVGRGFTLIELLVVISIIALLIGILLPALGAARDSARSIQCLSNQRQVAIARNAYAVDYNDKMFVATVPPLDTQPRTYNVTFGGYTLNVYSADRDLPGSTQVGGVFLWNVGGPSGHGILYEEQYIGDLEFFFCPEPAVAEVSAFGGSGEARQVTEADENFGAQNWGTLGFNPGKRVGLGTYANRSEMVSKEQKSGYAASQGVNEKNVYFGSLRFSDNAALALSWCQHQFNDSLGAHKGKGVNVAYGDGSGSFLSFNQVFRDDPTNVRGIADLYSWLDTRGETLEQYFIAGN, encoded by the coding sequence ATGGACCATCGATCTCATGTTGGCCGAGGCTTCACACTGATCGAACTGCTGGTGGTGATCTCGATCATCGCCCTGTTGATCGGGATTCTGCTGCCGGCGTTGGGCGCGGCGCGTGACAGTGCGCGGTCGATTCAGTGCCTGTCGAATCAGCGGCAGGTTGCGATCGCACGAAATGCTTATGCGGTGGACTACAACGATAAAATGTTTGTGGCGACGGTGCCGCCACTGGATACTCAGCCACGGACTTATAACGTGACCTTTGGGGGGTACACATTGAACGTCTATTCAGCAGACCGGGATCTTCCCGGGAGTACGCAGGTTGGGGGCGTCTTTCTCTGGAACGTGGGCGGTCCTTCGGGGCACGGAATTCTGTACGAGGAGCAGTACATCGGGGACCTTGAGTTTTTCTTCTGTCCTGAGCCTGCGGTCGCAGAGGTCAGCGCCTTTGGTGGCTCGGGTGAGGCCAGGCAGGTCACGGAGGCGGATGAGAACTTCGGCGCTCAGAACTGGGGGACGCTGGGGTTCAATCCCGGCAAGCGGGTGGGGCTTGGCACCTATGCGAACCGGTCTGAGATGGTATCGAAAGAGCAGAAGTCGGGATACGCGGCATCTCAGGGCGTCAACGAGAAGAATGTTTACTTCGGCTCACTGCGATTCAGCGACAACGCGGCTTTGGCGCTGTCCTGGTGTCAGCATCAGTTCAATGACAGTCTCGGAGCGCACAAGGGCAAGGGTGTGAATGTGGCGTACGGTGATGGAAGCGGGAGCTTTCTTTCGTTTAATCAGGTTTTCAGAGATGACCCGACGAATGTCCGCGGGATCGCGGATCTTTATAGCTGGCTAGATACCCGTGGTGAAACGCTCGAGCAGTACTTTATTGCGGGCAACTGA
- a CDS encoding trypsin-like serine protease, protein MRASSILALCSVLTVTPASMAVTYRHDLQLADVRGLAAGVGYESAGQLSITNPALGNALASGVLIHPEWVLTAAHPLTSPTITAIDLSFTDRDNGAPVVASASAWIPFPGFNPFASAFNLDIGLIHLDAPLVGITPAPLFMNDGAELGEQITIVGYGQFGNGFSGGLVNSNGVPSAVTNTVDVFGGEPASPFNLSAYQASVMFMDFDPVPGTSASNPTGLGTPTAFEGLSAIGDSGGPGYIDIDGVPHVAGVVSVGLSFDGIFSGYGDLSGLTRVSAFLDWIDDYVPLGLPGDIDGDGLLTAADIDLIAAGFGSANPLLDLNSSGLVTSADVDAWLVLAGSARGDANLDLAVDLIDLSILASGFGGSADGWADADFNADGLVDLIDLSQLAMSFGVGSPTNLPEPVGVYAIVGLGFWRIQMSRG, encoded by the coding sequence ATGCGTGCGTCGTCGATCCTTGCTCTGTGTTCCGTGTTGACCGTCACGCCGGCGTCGATGGCGGTGACCTACCGGCATGACCTACAACTGGCCGATGTCCGCGGGCTCGCGGCGGGGGTGGGTTATGAGTCGGCCGGGCAGCTAAGCATCACAAATCCTGCGCTGGGCAACGCGCTGGCCTCCGGCGTACTGATTCACCCTGAGTGGGTGCTGACGGCGGCCCACCCTCTGACGTCGCCGACGATCACGGCGATCGACCTGAGCTTCACCGATCGGGACAACGGCGCCCCGGTCGTCGCTTCGGCGAGCGCGTGGATTCCTTTTCCGGGGTTCAACCCGTTCGCGTCGGCGTTCAATCTCGACATCGGGCTGATCCATCTGGATGCGCCGTTGGTCGGGATCACGCCAGCGCCGCTGTTTATGAATGATGGCGCGGAGCTTGGGGAGCAGATCACGATCGTCGGGTACGGTCAGTTTGGGAATGGTTTTTCGGGTGGTCTGGTCAACAGCAACGGTGTGCCCTCAGCGGTCACCAACACCGTCGATGTGTTCGGCGGGGAGCCGGCGAGCCCGTTTAATCTCTCGGCGTACCAGGCCTCGGTGATGTTCATGGATTTCGATCCGGTGCCGGGTACCTCGGCGTCGAATCCGACGGGGCTGGGGACGCCCACGGCGTTTGAAGGCCTCAGCGCGATCGGCGACTCCGGCGGGCCGGGGTACATCGACATCGACGGTGTCCCCCACGTCGCGGGTGTGGTGTCGGTCGGCCTGTCGTTCGACGGCATCTTCAGCGGGTATGGCGACCTGAGCGGGCTGACGCGCGTCTCGGCGTTCCTCGACTGGATCGATGATTACGTCCCGTTGGGGCTGCCCGGCGACATCGATGGTGACGGCCTGCTCACCGCGGCGGACATCGACCTGATCGCGGCGGGGTTTGGCTCGGCGAACCCGTTGCTCGACCTCAATAGCAGCGGGCTGGTGACTTCGGCGGACGTGGACGCGTGGCTGGTGCTCGCCGGGAGCGCACGCGGCGACGCCAACCTCGACCTGGCGGTGGACCTGATCGACCTGAGCATCCTGGCGAGTGGGTTTGGTGGCTCGGCTGATGGCTGGGCTGATGCCGATTTCAACGCCGATGGCCTGGTGGATCTGATCGACCTGTCACAACTCGCCATGAGCTTCGGCGTCGGGTCGCCGACGAATCTTCCCGAGCCGGTCGGGGTGTACGCGATTGTGGGGCTTGGTTTCTGGCGAATACAGATGTCGCGGGGGTGA
- a CDS encoding MarR family transcriptional regulator → MARLQDEIGKKRPFDDPAEEAYLNLVRTHHTLSEAFRRLFKSVGLSESTYNALRILRGHHPDPVPSQDIGEQLVARVPDVTRLVDRLVNDGFAARHRTEEDRRLVLVSITRKGLDLLNKLEASKTEIHHRQLGQLSDNELQRLSRLLEKARDGCHALRERD, encoded by the coding sequence ATGGCGCGGCTGCAAGACGAGATCGGCAAGAAGCGTCCCTTCGATGACCCCGCGGAGGAGGCCTACCTCAACCTAGTCCGCACCCATCACACGCTCTCGGAGGCGTTTCGCAGGCTGTTCAAGTCCGTGGGGCTGTCCGAATCGACTTACAACGCGCTGCGCATCCTCCGTGGGCATCACCCCGATCCGGTTCCGTCTCAGGACATCGGCGAGCAACTGGTCGCCCGCGTGCCGGACGTCACGCGCCTGGTCGATCGCCTGGTCAATGATGGCTTTGCAGCGCGTCACCGCACCGAAGAGGACAGGCGGCTGGTGCTGGTGTCCATCACCCGCAAGGGCCTTGACCTGCTGAATAAACTTGAAGCGTCGAAAACCGAGATTCACCACAGGCAACTCGGGCAGCTCTCCGACAACGAACTCCAGCGGCTGAGTCGTCTCCTTGAAAAAGCGCGGGATGGTTGTCACGCGCTGCGCGAGAGAGACTGA
- a CDS encoding phosphoribosylaminoimidazolesuccinocarboxamide synthase → MSEPPAATAPLPPREPMIAFEASYRGKVRDLYRVQLTDGRRAVMLVATDRLSAFDVVLPDPIPGRGIILTQLTRFWLNKIERELDDAPDHHLLTTDPNDVEGLSTDDAEKLRGRVTLGRPCRTIPIECVARGYLAGSGWKSYQHDRTVCGVTLPDGLRLGDRLPEPIFTPATKAETGHDENISFDQAVEIVGGERATWLRDTTLNLYRFIAAHAEARGLLLADTKFEFGLPLDEQDHPIESATPILIDEVATPDSSRYWPAQGHEPGREPASFDKQIVRNALEAIAARGEWNKTHPGPRLPSDVLDQTAQQYRLVYERLTGSTAPA, encoded by the coding sequence ATGAGTGAGCCACCCGCCGCCACCGCCCCCCTGCCGCCCCGCGAGCCGATGATCGCCTTCGAGGCGAGTTATCGCGGCAAAGTCCGCGATCTCTATCGGGTTCAGCTGACCGATGGACGGCGAGCGGTGATGCTGGTCGCGACCGACCGCCTCTCGGCGTTCGATGTCGTCCTTCCCGATCCGATCCCCGGACGCGGGATCATCCTGACGCAACTCACACGCTTCTGGCTCAACAAAATCGAACGCGAACTCGATGACGCCCCCGACCATCACCTGCTCACCACCGATCCAAACGATGTCGAGGGTCTTAGCACAGACGACGCCGAGAAACTCCGTGGCCGCGTGACCCTCGGTCGCCCCTGCCGGACGATCCCGATCGAGTGCGTCGCCCGAGGCTATCTCGCCGGCTCGGGCTGGAAGAGTTATCAGCACGACCGGACCGTCTGTGGCGTGACACTCCCCGACGGCCTCCGCCTGGGTGATCGTCTGCCCGAACCGATCTTCACGCCCGCCACCAAAGCGGAGACCGGCCACGATGAGAACATCAGTTTCGATCAGGCCGTTGAAATCGTGGGCGGCGAGCGTGCAACTTGGCTGCGCGACACCACCCTGAACCTCTACCGTTTTATCGCTGCACACGCGGAGGCCCGCGGCCTCCTGCTGGCGGACACCAAGTTCGAGTTCGGCCTGCCACTGGATGAGCAGGACCATCCGATCGAGTCGGCGACGCCCATCCTGATCGATGAGGTCGCCACGCCCGACAGCTCGCGCTACTGGCCGGCGCAGGGCCACGAGCCGGGTCGTGAACCGGCGAGCTTCGACAAGCAGATTGTTCGCAATGCACTGGAAGCGATCGCCGCGCGGGGTGAATGGAACAAGACCCACCCCGGGCCACGACTGCCGAGCGACGTACTCGACCAGACCGCCCAGCAGTACCGGCTCGTCTACGAACGACTGACCGGCTCAACAGCCCCCGCCTGA